A DNA window from Candidatus Sulfidibacterium hydrothermale contains the following coding sequences:
- a CDS encoding MFS transporter, with protein sequence MTLTPKISKRNFYSLVWHSAFLALSRPFMDTDTVIPSMLVDAGGTAVQIGIMTAIMVGGASLTQLFFAPFVSNFHYKKGFLLLGINLRVMALLGMGLMLYFSSLLQPQMIIWLIFVLITIFSFSGAFANVSYMDIFGKSVLPESRKPFFSLRQAINGVVLFLAALAAKQVLSAYDYPRNYAIMYFIAFGALLTASLGFWNLKEIIPSKLTVKGPKHFIRLVRTELKDNPRLKYFLGFINTMGVSITLLPFIILYGKEVYHTQGGSTGWFLLVKITGSVITALTLFFLAGKYKYRSLLYGGAVLAFLLPLLMLLPFHIPALAVIFFIGGIVYTSYSISMNGVLLEISGTENRTLYTGIAGAGSILPAIFPLAGGWIIKHLGFLPFFGLFMILVLSSLFFIYKLNCKN encoded by the coding sequence ATGACTTTAACGCCCAAAATATCCAAACGGAACTTTTATTCGCTGGTTTGGCATTCGGCTTTTCTTGCTTTGTCGAGACCCTTTATGGATACCGACACCGTCATTCCTTCCATGCTGGTGGATGCCGGCGGAACAGCCGTGCAAATTGGTATTATGACGGCCATCATGGTAGGTGGTGCCAGCCTGACCCAGTTGTTTTTTGCGCCGTTTGTCAGTAATTTCCATTACAAAAAAGGATTTCTGCTATTAGGGATTAATTTGCGGGTTATGGCCCTGCTTGGCATGGGGCTGATGCTCTATTTTTCTTCCTTACTGCAACCGCAAATGATCATTTGGCTCATTTTTGTACTGATCACCATTTTTTCTTTCAGCGGGGCATTTGCCAATGTCAGCTACATGGATATTTTTGGCAAATCGGTTTTGCCGGAGTCACGGAAACCTTTTTTCTCTTTACGACAAGCCATCAACGGTGTGGTTTTATTTTTAGCAGCACTGGCTGCCAAGCAGGTTCTTTCGGCCTACGACTATCCGCGAAATTATGCCATCATGTATTTTATCGCCTTCGGAGCGCTGCTTACCGCTTCGCTGGGATTCTGGAACCTGAAAGAGATTATTCCGTCCAAACTGACAGTAAAAGGGCCCAAACATTTTATCCGGCTTGTCCGTACCGAGTTAAAAGACAACCCGCGGTTAAAATATTTTCTCGGTTTTATCAACACCATGGGCGTTAGCATTACCCTGTTGCCATTCATTATCCTTTACGGGAAAGAAGTTTATCACACCCAGGGAGGTTCTACCGGATGGTTTTTACTGGTAAAGATCACCGGCAGCGTTATTACGGCGCTCACCTTGTTTTTCCTGGCCGGGAAATACAAATACCGTTCGCTTTTGTACGGAGGTGCTGTACTGGCTTTTCTTTTACCGCTTCTGATGCTTTTGCCTTTTCACATTCCGGCACTGGCCGTCATTTTCTTCATTGGAGGAATCGTGTATACTTCGTACAGCATTTCAATGAATGGCGTTTTACTGGAAATTTCCGGTACGGAAAACCGTACACTATATACCGGCATTGCCGGTGCAGGCAGTATCTTACCGGCTATTTTTCCACTGGCCGGCGGATGGATTATCAAACACCTGGGATTTCTTCCTTTTTTCGGACTTTTTATGATCCTGGTGCTTTCTTCTCTTTTCTTTATTTACAAGCTTAACTGTAAAAATTAA
- the sfsA gene encoding DNA/RNA nuclease SfsA: protein MQFKEKLVHGKLIKRYKRFLADVELEDGTVVTAHCTNSGSMKTCLETGAPVCLTPVNDPKRKTKFTWEMIFINGGWIGINTSIPNLLAYEAIRDGKIKKLRGYTSVKREVTFGDSRFDIFAENDREKCFVEVKNVTMKSGDFALFPDAVTTRGKKHLETLMEVKKAGMRAVMLYVIQRTGVHRFGPAREIDPAYADALEKAVTAGVEVIPVQAEVSPEKIEIVRELPFVLR from the coding sequence ATGCAGTTTAAAGAAAAGCTGGTTCACGGGAAATTGATCAAACGGTATAAACGTTTTTTGGCCGATGTGGAACTGGAAGACGGAACCGTGGTAACGGCGCATTGTACCAATTCGGGTTCCATGAAAACCTGTTTGGAAACGGGGGCTCCTGTGTGTCTTACGCCGGTAAACGATCCGAAACGTAAAACCAAATTTACCTGGGAGATGATATTTATCAATGGCGGCTGGATAGGCATTAATACCTCCATTCCTAACTTGTTGGCTTACGAAGCCATCCGCGACGGGAAAATCAAAAAACTGCGGGGGTATACTTCGGTGAAGAGGGAAGTAACTTTTGGCGACAGCCGTTTTGATATTTTTGCCGAGAACGACCGGGAAAAATGTTTTGTGGAAGTAAAAAATGTAACCATGAAATCCGGTGATTTTGCTCTTTTTCCGGATGCCGTAACTACCCGTGGGAAAAAACATCTTGAAACCCTTATGGAAGTAAAAAAAGCCGGAATGCGTGCCGTGATGCTGTATGTGATTCAGCGAACGGGTGTTCACCGGTTTGGCCCGGCACGGGAAATTGATCCGGCTTATGCCGATGCTTTGGAAAAAGCCGTGACTGCCGGGGTGGAAGTGATACCGGTACAGGCTGAGGTTTCTCCGGAAAAGATTGAGATTGTGCGCGAATTACCTTTTGTTCTCCGGTAA
- a CDS encoding RNA polymerase sigma factor: MNIREYNRCVDEVADGLYRFLLKNTKEHELAQDLVQEAFMRLWEHHEEVKREKGKSWLFTTAYRAMVDHFRKYNRMETLEPEKSAGTVSSGYSDLKEILNKAVELLPEIQRSVILLRDYEGYSYREIGEITGLNESQVKVYIFRARMFLKKFIGKPEVVI; the protein is encoded by the coding sequence ATGAACATACGTGAATACAACCGTTGTGTGGATGAAGTAGCCGACGGGCTTTACCGGTTCCTGTTGAAGAATACGAAAGAACATGAACTGGCTCAGGATTTGGTGCAGGAAGCTTTTATGCGGTTGTGGGAACATCATGAAGAGGTAAAAAGGGAAAAAGGAAAATCGTGGTTGTTTACAACAGCTTACCGGGCGATGGTGGATCATTTCAGAAAATACAACCGGATGGAAACATTGGAACCGGAAAAAAGTGCCGGAACGGTTTCTTCGGGTTATTCCGATTTAAAGGAAATTCTGAATAAAGCCGTGGAGCTGTTGCCGGAAATACAACGGTCGGTGATTCTGCTGCGTGATTATGAAGGTTATTCATACCGTGAAATAGGCGAAATTACTGGCCTGAATGAGAGTCAGGTAAAGGTGTATATCTTCAGGGCAAGAATGTTTTTGAAGAAGTTCATCGGTAAACCGGAAGTAGTAATATGA
- a CDS encoding anti-sigma factor, which produces MTIDKENYGQYIIDYYDGNLSPEEKAELLLFLEQHPDLQEEFNAFASAPLLKKETIRFPLKASLKQPEVVATERIHEQNYPAYFVWAHDGELSSEEQQDLTAFLTANPQLKEEYLVTGKAKVIPDKKVLYPDKEQLKKRTVLFWWPYAASAVAALLLLFWGLSLLIPHKPVRQIHLASVSETVKKLPSKSAPVVFAEKKVDIKKKKITSPKEEKQKKHPVSRHSLLPIRRYKPVNMLASADITPFFEQERDYAPLRFPTTTLHTETLILSEPVVVENVRKDNLLRKTLGKPFSELATVFALQKKKRKAEEVHDKGFVKILEKGVDAVNALTDHDMVMVKTYDAKGNLIDYHLLSDNFSINRSVKTASLNR; this is translated from the coding sequence ATGACAATTGACAAGGAAAATTACGGACAATACATCATTGATTATTATGATGGGAACCTTTCTCCGGAAGAGAAAGCGGAACTGTTATTGTTCCTTGAACAGCATCCTGATTTGCAGGAAGAATTCAATGCATTTGCTTCCGCACCTTTGCTAAAAAAAGAAACCATTCGTTTCCCGCTTAAGGCAAGCCTGAAACAGCCCGAAGTGGTTGCCACAGAACGTATTCACGAACAAAACTATCCGGCGTATTTTGTATGGGCACACGATGGAGAACTTTCGTCGGAAGAACAGCAGGATTTAACCGCTTTTTTAACGGCTAATCCGCAGCTGAAAGAGGAATATCTTGTTACCGGAAAAGCAAAAGTGATTCCCGACAAAAAGGTTTTGTATCCGGATAAAGAACAGTTAAAAAAACGGACGGTTTTGTTTTGGTGGCCTTATGCTGCATCGGCAGTGGCTGCTTTGTTACTGCTTTTTTGGGGGCTGTCGTTGTTGATTCCGCATAAGCCGGTTCGGCAAATTCATTTGGCTTCTGTTTCTGAAACCGTTAAAAAGTTGCCATCTAAATCAGCACCGGTTGTTTTTGCAGAGAAAAAAGTAGACATCAAAAAGAAAAAAATAACGTCGCCAAAAGAGGAGAAACAAAAAAAACATCCGGTTTCCAGACATTCTCTGTTGCCGATCCGGCGTTACAAACCGGTGAACATGCTGGCTTCTGCTGATATAACTCCGTTTTTTGAGCAGGAACGGGATTATGCACCACTGCGTTTTCCTACAACGACCTTACACACGGAGACTTTAATCTTGTCGGAGCCTGTGGTTGTTGAGAATGTCCGGAAGGATAATTTACTTCGCAAGACCCTTGGTAAACCTTTCTCAGAGCTGGCTACCGTTTTTGCACTGCAAAAAAAGAAAAGAAAGGCAGAAGAAGTCCACGACAAAGGTTTTGTGAAAATACTTGAAAAAGGAGTGGATGCCGTAAATGCATTGACCGATCATGATATGGTAATGGTGAAGACTTACGATGCCAAAGGGAATCTGATTGATTATCATCTGCTTTCTGATAATTTTAGCATCAACCGGTCGGTAAAAACAGCTTCGTTAAACCGGTAA
- a CDS encoding efflux RND transporter permease subunit: protein MKRFIENFIKHPFYTLAGMVILILFGAWSLYKMPVDYFPGLNYPLINVVTEYSGVSPNNMEILVTRPVEEALQSIRGIKRTSSVTTMGHSEVTVEFSSNYTITEARQLTAAALSRLSGQLPAGVVPVIDNLGSRMQEIIGFTFTNPKIPSWKLRNLVQYRIKPALLSLGNISRIEVIGGERPAFIVEPDAQKLRLLHLSFADIEKVLKDNNIIVSGRYLALNYYDVPIQGNGQYQSLSDLQQLKVASRPNGLPVLLKDIANIKKGGLPKHYIVRAGKYPAIALLVQKTAGSGTIRVASSVQKSMKTLKKLLPPGTQIHKFYDQSEILRSSMSGVREEIYIGAILAMLILFLFLQRLTPTLIVSVTIPLALMFAVTIMYAMGYTLNMITLAALTLSLGMVVDDSVIVLEIIEKFLEKGESLVEAIRNGIREIFAADLNGTLTTIIVFLPLLFISGYLKDLITPFGTTIALTLTGSFLISVTVIPALVYRAGANGLKNKKLKEPVFLQRFHFYNDKLLTFSLSHKKTIILLLFILFVAGASLLPVTNKADILPPVDEGALLFEYVMRPGVSLKESEKVAGELMQIIQKNPNVDNIYLRTGSPSNTFYVEGVNRGEMFIKLVDKKHRTETASQLISRLKKQLTAFDGIVILYHQPTQENIDESFSGLPAFFGVTVTGPDLDTLTRLAASVEKTLKETGDFSEIINRSKYLVPQIEVLPHRAAMARYGISGIDLFRELALAFRGETVTRFIKEQIPVSVFLRLPPTDRNNPEKLEHLAIRTQTGKYIPLNHVASVKMINVLPFINHLNGEREITIVADPEGNLFNTVKKLKTALEIHALPTGYHLQIRGQYQTLMETFRSFIFVILIAIILIYIILYLQFNSFWQPFVILLKIPLDFIGVFIILLITRQQLNISVALGLLTLTGVSVNNAILLIDKINRLRKEENYSLPEALKAAVHLRTRPILMTGLTTIIALLPAAAGLGSAIHQPFAVTVIGGMITGIIFSLNVIPMFYSLFAQKFEKKNVWG, encoded by the coding sequence CCGGGATGGTTATTCTGATCCTTTTCGGAGCCTGGAGTTTGTACAAAATGCCCGTGGACTATTTTCCGGGATTAAACTATCCTTTAATCAACGTTGTGACAGAATATTCCGGGGTTTCGCCAAACAACATGGAAATTTTAGTCACCCGTCCTGTGGAAGAGGCATTGCAAAGTATCCGCGGGATAAAACGTACTTCATCGGTTACCACCATGGGACATTCCGAAGTTACCGTAGAATTCAGCAGCAATTATACGATTACCGAAGCCCGCCAGCTTACTGCAGCCGCTCTTTCTCGGTTATCGGGTCAGTTGCCGGCAGGAGTAGTGCCGGTAATTGACAACCTTGGCAGCCGCATGCAGGAAATCATCGGATTCACTTTTACCAACCCAAAAATCCCATCCTGGAAACTTCGTAATCTTGTTCAATACCGTATAAAACCCGCATTGCTGAGTCTTGGGAATATTTCCCGCATAGAAGTCATTGGAGGGGAACGCCCCGCTTTTATCGTAGAACCCGATGCACAAAAACTGCGTTTGTTACATTTAAGCTTCGCCGATATTGAAAAGGTACTGAAAGACAATAACATCATCGTTTCAGGACGATACCTTGCTCTGAATTATTATGATGTACCGATTCAGGGAAATGGCCAGTATCAATCGCTTTCCGATTTACAACAGCTGAAAGTAGCTTCCCGGCCCAACGGCTTACCGGTGTTACTAAAGGATATCGCCAACATAAAAAAGGGCGGATTACCCAAACATTACATCGTCCGCGCCGGAAAATATCCGGCCATTGCCCTGCTGGTACAAAAAACAGCCGGTTCAGGCACCATTCGGGTGGCTTCATCGGTTCAGAAATCGATGAAAACATTAAAAAAACTATTGCCACCGGGCACACAGATTCATAAATTTTATGATCAGTCGGAGATACTCCGTTCATCCATGTCGGGTGTTCGCGAAGAAATTTACATCGGTGCCATCCTGGCTATGCTGATTTTATTTTTATTTCTTCAACGCCTCACTCCTACCCTGATTGTTTCCGTAACCATCCCACTGGCTTTAATGTTTGCCGTAACCATCATGTATGCCATGGGCTACACGCTGAACATGATCACCCTGGCTGCGCTGACCCTCTCGCTGGGAATGGTGGTGGATGATTCGGTTATCGTGCTGGAGATCATCGAAAAATTCCTGGAAAAAGGAGAATCTCTTGTTGAAGCCATTCGAAATGGAATTCGTGAAATTTTTGCTGCCGACCTGAACGGCACACTGACTACGATCATTGTTTTTCTCCCATTACTGTTTATTTCAGGATATCTGAAAGATCTAATCACTCCTTTCGGGACAACCATCGCCCTAACACTAACCGGTTCTTTTTTGATTTCTGTCACGGTTATTCCAGCTCTGGTTTATCGTGCAGGAGCCAACGGACTGAAAAACAAAAAGCTGAAAGAACCGGTCTTTTTACAAAGATTTCACTTTTACAACGACAAACTGCTGACCTTTTCTCTATCCCACAAAAAAACAATTATTCTCTTGCTGTTTATTTTATTCGTTGCAGGAGCCAGCCTGCTGCCCGTTACCAACAAAGCCGACATACTCCCGCCTGTGGACGAAGGCGCCCTGTTGTTCGAATACGTGATGCGGCCTGGGGTTTCTTTAAAAGAATCTGAAAAAGTAGCCGGAGAACTGATGCAGATCATTCAAAAAAATCCCAACGTAGATAATATTTATCTGCGTACGGGTTCCCCATCGAACACTTTCTATGTAGAAGGCGTCAACCGCGGAGAAATGTTTATCAAACTGGTTGATAAAAAACATCGCACAGAAACCGCATCCCAGCTGATCAGCAGACTCAAGAAACAACTGACAGCTTTCGATGGGATAGTAATCCTTTATCATCAGCCAACACAGGAAAACATCGACGAAAGTTTCAGCGGACTGCCTGCTTTTTTCGGCGTCACCGTAACCGGTCCGGATTTGGACACGCTTACCCGCCTTGCGGCTTCTGTTGAAAAAACGCTCAAAGAAACAGGGGATTTCAGCGAAATCATCAACCGTTCAAAATACCTTGTTCCACAGATAGAAGTTTTGCCCCATCGTGCTGCAATGGCCCGGTACGGCATTTCCGGCATTGATTTATTCCGGGAACTGGCACTGGCTTTCCGCGGAGAAACCGTTACCCGTTTTATTAAAGAACAAATTCCGGTTTCTGTTTTTTTGCGTTTACCACCAACTGACCGGAACAACCCTGAAAAACTGGAACACCTGGCCATTCGTACGCAGACCGGGAAATATATTCCGCTGAACCACGTAGCTTCTGTAAAAATGATTAACGTTTTGCCTTTCATCAACCACTTAAACGGCGAACGGGAAATCACCATCGTGGCTGATCCTGAGGGAAATCTTTTTAATACGGTAAAAAAGTTAAAAACTGCGTTGGAAATTCATGCTTTGCCTACCGGCTATCATCTGCAAATACGGGGTCAGTATCAAACCCTCATGGAGACATTCCGGTCGTTTATTTTTGTGATTCTAATCGCAATTATCCTGATTTACATCATTCTATATTTACAATTCAACTCTTTCTGGCAGCCTTTTGTTATCCTCTTAAAAATTCCGCTGGACTTTATCGGCGTTTTCATCATTCTGCTCATCACCCGGCAACAACTAAACATTTCTGTTGCCCTTGGGCTGCTGACTTTAACCGGTGTTTCGGTGAACAATGCCATTCTTTTAATCGATAAAATAAACCGTTTACGAAAGGAAGAAAATTACAGCCTGCCGGAGGCCCTGAAAGCAGCCGTTCATTTACGAACCCGCCCCATTTTAATGACCGGATTAACCACCATCATTGCCCTGCTGCCGGCAGCTGCCGGCCTGGGATCGGCCATTCATCAGCCTTTTGCCGTCACCGTTATCGGAGGAATGATCACAGGAATCATTTTTTCGCTGAATGTAATTCCCATGTTTTATAGCCTGTTTGCACAGAAGTTTGAAAAGAAAAATGTATGGGGATAA